Within the Nitrospira sp. genome, the region TGGATCGGTCGCTCCCGGACGCCGGATCGCGTGCCTCGTCCGACGCGCTGAAACGGGCGCGCGTATACCTGGAGGCTGGTGATTTCCGTCGAGCAATCGAGGCCTGTCAGGAGGAGGTTGACGCTCGTCCTTCGGCGGCCAGTTACGTCTATTTGACCTACGTGTATCATGCAGTAAACGGGTATATGGAGTACCAGGCGTCCCAAGACCGGTGGGTGTTGATCGAACAGTTGGTGCGGAATCTGAGCGGCGATCGGCCGGACGTGCTTATTGATCCTCCAGACATCCTGCCTCGAATTGCGAAAGAAATCATTGGCGTCAGTGTCCAGCGCGAGTCGGATGTCACGGCTGCGATGGCCACCCGATTGAACCGGACGACGACGGAAACGCTGTGGAAGCAACAAACAGACTGGCGGGCCGCCCATCCGGAAAACTGGTGGTATGGCATTCCGGAAGAGTGGCGGTGGTAGGGGGGGCCGCGGTTGACAGCCGTTAAAAGGACGGATTAGGATTATTTTTTAGTTCTCTACCGAAGGAGGCTGCGAGTGGGAAGTCTGGCGTTGAAAGTCGACGATAAGAGTTGGGACGCGGAGGTCGCCAAGGCCCCCGAGCTCGTCATGGTAGACTTCTGGGCTGTTTGGTGCGGCCCGTGCCAGATGGTGGCGCCCATCGTTGACGAGCTCGCGCAAGAATACGAAGGCAAGCTCCGTGTGAGGAAGTTAAATACCGACGAAAATCCGGAGATTGCCGGTCGCTACCAGATCATGAGCATCCCCACAATTCTGTTTTTTAAGAACGGCGAGCTCGTTGACCGCTTAGTGGGGGCGCGTCCAAAACGACAATTTAAGGAATTGATCGACAAGTTGTTAGCCCAATCTTCCGCGAAGGCATGAGCGTGGAACCCCTCAGCGCGGACGGGGCGGGTTGTGCGCCCAGGTTCTGCTAGTGGTTGGGCGCGAACGACGACGGAAACTCCGGGATACGGTACGAACCGGTTTTCCTGTGGTTGGAAGCGAGCTTGGACTTGGGACAAATAATATAGGTTGGGCAATCTAAGCCGCCCGCTCTACCGTCGCGGGCATTCGCCGGACAGCTCGATTCTGGAAAGGCAGGCGGCAACAATTCTCCTCCACCTGTCGGCGCGTGGTGTGCCATTATGTTGACGGAGCTGCGCGTCGCCAATTTCGCCCTCATCGAGCAGCTGCAATTGAGCATTCCAGCCGGGTTTGTCGCCCTGACGGGAGAAACAGGGGCCGGTAAATCCTTGCTTGTCGACGCGCTCTCATTGCTCCTCGGACAGCGCGCGGCGACGGAGCAGATCCGTACTGGAGCGGACGAAGCCGAACTGGAAGCGGCGTTTAGCCTTTCGTCGGATAGTCCCGTACTGGCTCGTCTTCGTGCCGGAGACATTCTGGGACAAGACCAGACAGAGGTTGTGCTCAGGCGCATTCTATCCCGAACCGGGCGCGGCCGTAGCTACATCAATGGCCGCCTGGTCTCTCTCCAAGAACTGGAGCGTCTCTCCGGCCTGCTTGTTGACATCCATGGCCAGCATGAACAGCAGTCCCTCCTCACCCCCGCTTCGCAGCTCGACGCGTTGGATCATTTTGGCGGGTTGAACGCCCTGCGGTCGCGATTTGTTCGTGCCTATAACGAGTGGCAAGAATCGAAGCGGGACTTGGAGGAGACCGAGGCCCGGACAGAGCGTCTCCGGGAACGTGAGGATCTGCTTCGGTACCAGGTGCGTGAAATTCAAGATGCGGCGGTCCAGCCCGACGAAGAGCGGAGTCTTCAGGAACAATGTCTTCGGTTGGAGCAGGTCGAGCGGCTGCGGACGGCAGCAGAACAGGGGTATGCCGCGCTGTATGGGGAGGAAGGCGCGGTGCTTGAACGGTTGAGTGCGGTAGTACGGAACCTCCGGCAGTTATCGGCGATCGATGCAGCGACTCAGCTATGGAGCGAGCAACTCGATCACGCGGTACTGCTCCTACAAGAGGTGGCAGCAGGGGTACGTGCGTACCGGGATGGCCTTGAGGATGATCCGGCACAGCTGGCCCATGTCCAAGCTCGATTGGTCAAATTGGAGGCTCTCAAGAAGAAGTATGGTGGTACGCTGGAAGCCGTCATGGCAAAGGGTGAGGAATTACAGGCTCTATTGTCGCTCTTGGAGCACGGAGAGGACCGGCTGATCGGATTGCACCAAGAGGTCGAGGTGCGATTCCAGAGAGCCAGTGCCTTGGCGCACGAGCTTTCGAACCAGCGTCGTGCCGCGACAAAACAATTTGAGGATGCTCTGAAAAGAGAACTGGAGGGCTTACACCTCAAACAGGCCCGCATCACGGTACGAGTCGAAGCAGTCCAGCAGGCGAGCGGGCTGACTCCAACCGGCTCGGACCATGTCCAATTCTTGTTTTCAGCCAATAAGGGCGAGGCGCTTTACCCATTGGCTCGAGTTGTGTCGGGTGGGGAATGCTCGCGGGTCATGTTGGCGCTGAAGTCTGTTTTGGCAGAATATGACACGATCCCTGTTCTGGTATTTGATGAAATTGATGCCGGGGTAGGGGGGGCGGTTGCCACGTCGATTGGTACACGGCTACGGAGCCTGTCCCGTTACCATCAGGTTCTGTGTGTGACACACGCCCCGCAGGTCGCCGCCAAAGCGCAAGCTCAAATTCAGGTCGAAAAGGCAGCGCAAGCGCGGCGAACCGTCACGTTTGCCAGAACGCTCAGTTCGGGTGACCGGAAGGATGCAATTGCAAAGATGTTGGGCGGGCAGACCGTGACGGCAACGATGCGGCGTGCGGCGGCGGAACTGCTCGGAGAGAGCGAGCCTGCTTGACGTTAGGCAAGTTGTTAGAGGTCTGGAGGGGATAACGGGCTGTTGCTCATTGCCAAGGCCGGTAGCGACGATTTACATTCGGTCACGACTTGGAGGAAGACATTCACCAGCTCCGGGTCAAACTGAGTGTCAGCTAGATTTTTAATGATCTGTAGGGCCTCATCGATCGAACAGGTCGATTGGTTGCCGCGACTCGACGTCAAGTGGTCGAAATACTCCGCGAGACCGACGATTCGTGCGAGTCGGGGAATGCCCTCACCCTTCAGGCCATGTGGATATCCTAGACCATTGAAGTGCTCATGGTGGTAGGAAATGATTTGACCAACTTCCGCAGGAATGCCCAAGGCCAGCACCATTCGCGCCCCAATTTCGGTATGGCGTTTGACGTAATCCGACACGGTCTCATGACATTCTTGTTCTTCTGTCCCCGCTGATTCCATGCCAATCATGCCGAGATCGTGCAGGAAGGCGCCAATTGCCAGAGACCGTTGTTCGGTAGCGCTCAGATTCAGACGATTCGCCAGAAGAGTGGCGTAAAAGCTGACACGACTAGAGTGATTGAGCAGGCTGCGATCTTTGGCTTCCAAAAGGCTGGATAGGAGAGGAACCAGTTCCTGGAAATCGGTCGGGTCGCCCGGTCCTCCAGGTTTACCCTTGGTGAGCGCAGCATATTTCTCCCGCAGGGTGCCCCAGGCTCCGTTGGCCTGTGCCTCAGAATTCCACAGGGCGTGACTATTGGATAAGAAGGCTCGAAGGAAATCCAGCCGATTCTTTTTCTCAAGTGTTTGATTGATCAGCGTGATCAATTCTGTGACATTGAAGGGCTTGAGTAGGTAGCCAGCCGCCCCATGCCGGATGCCGTCCATGGCCGATTTGAGGCTTCCGTAGCCGGTGATAATAATCACCTCGATATCACGGTAGAGGTGTTTGATGTCCTGGAGGAGATCGAGCCCCTGGCAGTCGGGAAGCTTTTGGTCGAGGGTCACGAGGTCCACACGGTGTTCCTTCAGTAGCTGCAGGGCGCGTTGAGCATTTTCTGCAGACTCCACGTGAAAGAAGGGGCGCAAAATCACCTTGAGTGCATCGCGGGGACCCGCTTCGTCGTCGATAACAAGTATGGTCGGCTTGGCTACAGTCGTACCCGCTAGCGCAGTCATCGTCCCGCCATGTTAGATCGAACGGAAAAATTGTCAAGCAATTCACATACCTTTGCGGTTTTTCACGGCAGGAAAAATGGCCCTACGGGTTAGGGCCTACTAGATGTGGTGGGTGTGTCTTGAAGATGTTCTATATGTGCTGTGGATTCTTATGAAAACTTGTGCATAAGGGGTGAAGAACATCGGCGAAGCCTGTGAAGAAGGTGTGTAGCTATTGTGGGGATTCGGATGCGACTGTGTCGAAT harbors:
- a CDS encoding two-component system response regulator; protein product: MTALAGTTVAKPTILVIDDEAGPRDALKVILRPFFHVESAENAQRALQLLKEHRVDLVTLDQKLPDCQGLDLLQDIKHLYRDIEVIIITGYGSLKSAMDGIRHGAAGYLLKPFNVTELITLINQTLEKKNRLDFLRAFLSNSHALWNSEAQANGAWGTLREKYAALTKGKPGGPGDPTDFQELVPLLSSLLEAKDRSLLNHSSRVSFYATLLANRLNLSATEQRSLAIGAFLHDLGMIGMESAGTEEQECHETVSDYVKRHTEIGARMVLALGIPAEVGQIISYHHEHFNGLGYPHGLKGEGIPRLARIVGLAEYFDHLTSSRGNQSTCSIDEALQIIKNLADTQFDPELVNVFLQVVTECKSSLPALAMSNSPLSPPDL
- the recN gene encoding DNA repair protein RecN, which translates into the protein MLTELRVANFALIEQLQLSIPAGFVALTGETGAGKSLLVDALSLLLGQRAATEQIRTGADEAELEAAFSLSSDSPVLARLRAGDILGQDQTEVVLRRILSRTGRGRSYINGRLVSLQELERLSGLLVDIHGQHEQQSLLTPASQLDALDHFGGLNALRSRFVRAYNEWQESKRDLEETEARTERLREREDLLRYQVREIQDAAVQPDEERSLQEQCLRLEQVERLRTAAEQGYAALYGEEGAVLERLSAVVRNLRQLSAIDAATQLWSEQLDHAVLLLQEVAAGVRAYRDGLEDDPAQLAHVQARLVKLEALKKKYGGTLEAVMAKGEELQALLSLLEHGEDRLIGLHQEVEVRFQRASALAHELSNQRRAATKQFEDALKRELEGLHLKQARITVRVEAVQQASGLTPTGSDHVQFLFSANKGEALYPLARVVSGGECSRVMLALKSVLAEYDTIPVLVFDEIDAGVGGAVATSIGTRLRSLSRYHQVLCVTHAPQVAAKAQAQIQVEKAAQARRTVTFARTLSSGDRKDAIAKMLGGQTVTATMRRAAAELLGESEPA
- the trx gene encoding thioredoxin, coding for MGSLALKVDDKSWDAEVAKAPELVMVDFWAVWCGPCQMVAPIVDELAQEYEGKLRVRKLNTDENPEIAGRYQIMSIPTILFFKNGELVDRLVGARPKRQFKELIDKLLAQSSAKA